The Pelodiscus sinensis isolate JC-2024 chromosome 10, ASM4963464v1, whole genome shotgun sequence genome has a segment encoding these proteins:
- the ETV5 gene encoding ETS translocation variant 5 isoform X3, which yields MSEPIVPAAPHPPQGFKQEYPDPLYEHGAPGLPGPPRHGYQSPMGIKQEPRDYCIDSEVPTCQSAYMGGGGYFPAGQEGFSYDKEARLYFDDTCVVPERLEGKVKQEPTLYREGPPYQRRGSLQLWQFLVTLLDDPANAHFIAWTGRGMEFKLIEPEEVARRWGIQKNRPAMNYDKLSRSLRYYYEKGIMQKVAGERYVYKFVCDPDALFSMAYPDNQRPFLKTEPDCPVTEDDTLPLTHFEDNPAYLLEMDHCSGLPYAEGFAY from the exons ATGTCTGAGCCGATAGTCCCGGCCGCTCCCCACCCGCCTCAGGGATTCAAACAGGAGTACCCCGACCCTCTGTACGAGCACGGGGCCCCGGGCCTGCCCGGCCCCCCGCGGCACGGCTACCAGTCGCCGATGGGCATTAAGCAGGAACCCAGGGATTACTGCATTGACTCAG AAGTGCCTACCTGCCAGTCGGCGTACATGGGAGGAGGGGGCTACTTCCCCGCGGGCCAGGAAG GCTTTTCCTATGACAAAGAGGCCCGGCTGTACTTCGACGACACGTGCGTCGTGCCGGAGAGGCTGGAAG GGAAAGTGAAGCAGGAGCCCACCCTGTATCGGGAGGGGCCGCCGTACCAGAGACGGGGCTCGCTGCAGCTTTGGCAGTTCCTGGTGACGCTCCTGGACGACCCGGCCAACGCCCACTTCATTGCCTGGACGGGCCGGGGAATGGAGTTCAAGCTGATCGAGCCCGAAGAG GTGGCTCGACGGTGGGGAATCCAGAAGAACCGACCGGCCATGAACTACGACAAGCTCAGTCGTTCTCTGCGCTACTACTATGAAAAGGGCATAATGCAGAAG GTGGCCGGCGAGCGGTACGTCTACAAATTCGTCTGTGACCCTGATGCCCTCTTCTCCATGGCCTATCCGGACAATCAGCGCCCCTTCCTGAAAACCGAGCCCGACTGCCCGGTGACTGAAGATGACACCTTGCCTCTGACGCATTTCGAAGACAACCCGGCTTACCTCCTGGAGATGGATCACTGCAGCGGCCTGCCCTATGCGGAGGGCTTTGCTTACTGA